From the Chthoniobacterales bacterium genome, one window contains:
- a CDS encoding ABC transporter permease: MMQDLRFAVRQLWKAPGFTIAAVLVLTLGIGANTAIFSLVHTMLFAPPGYPRPNELVQIFSQDTKNPKVYRAFSYPLLSDIREQNSVFSGVAGFNVGMVGIGEKNNTRRTFASVVTSNYLDVLAVQPALGRGFTQDEEQPGRAASVALVSYSYWTRHDRNAAVLGSQVLINGRSCTIVGVLPKTFTGTLAVLSPEVWLPLSAMELIAPNPTNDPAQNVANRASEQLLTMARLKPGVTTPQAEAALKTLATNLERAYPVEQKDQTLVTAPLSRFSISDDPPDDSQMGVAAPMLLGMASVVLLVACLNLANMLLARGTARRKEIAIRLALGGSRWRVVRQLLTEGLLLALVGGAAGLVVGLWTSKLLAMSMSPLLPLDVVWNATPNLPILVATFLFCLVGTVAFALGPALKLSRQSVIGDLKEHAGDDVVRRRWRFLPRNPLVVIQTAFSLALLTAAGLFVRGAEKASSLQTGLKMERNLMLEVDASLGGFDAQRAEQLYRTLNDRLAALPGVQHVSVSASAPFGMLTLGKAIQRAGVHVGKDDKPGTAADGLAYSARYNSIGADYFATMGIPILRGRAFTAAEATQADAPPVAIIDEALAKKLWPDGDALGQRIQYAPDAAPRAKRDDGGQNMGINQGGKSNIKQEEPIEVVGISAVTRGGVIEHAPRGAIYVPFARGFHNNAFFFVQFASLNPKTVTESADAIRRAVRETDPTLPILTLKTFPQHLDANMQIFIIRTGATLFSIFGALALLLAIVGVYGVKAYSVARRTREIGIRMALGARPQGVQWMIVREGAVMLASGIVIGLLLAAATGQLLAGILYQVGALDPVAFLAAPLVLGAATLVATWLPARRATRISPMTALRTE; encoded by the coding sequence ATGATGCAAGATCTTCGGTTCGCGGTCCGGCAGCTGTGGAAGGCGCCGGGGTTCACGATTGCGGCGGTGCTGGTTCTTACCCTTGGGATCGGCGCGAATACCGCGATCTTCAGTCTCGTCCACACAATGTTGTTCGCCCCGCCGGGTTATCCCCGGCCGAACGAGCTGGTCCAGATCTTCTCCCAGGACACCAAGAACCCGAAGGTTTATCGGGCGTTTTCGTATCCGCTATTAAGCGACATCCGGGAACAAAACTCAGTCTTCAGCGGCGTGGCGGGCTTCAACGTCGGCATGGTCGGGATCGGAGAGAAGAACAATACCCGTCGGACTTTCGCCTCCGTCGTCACTTCCAACTACCTTGATGTGCTAGCCGTGCAGCCCGCGCTTGGCCGCGGCTTCACCCAGGACGAAGAACAGCCGGGCCGGGCCGCGTCAGTCGCGTTGGTGAGCTATAGCTATTGGACACGGCATGACCGCAACGCTGCTGTCCTCGGCTCACAGGTCCTGATCAATGGCCGGTCTTGTACGATTGTCGGAGTCCTGCCCAAAACCTTCACCGGCACGCTCGCCGTGCTGTCACCGGAAGTCTGGCTGCCGCTGAGCGCGATGGAACTCATCGCGCCGAACCCGACGAATGACCCAGCGCAGAACGTCGCTAATCGCGCCAGCGAACAACTTCTTACCATGGCGCGTTTGAAGCCCGGCGTGACCACTCCCCAGGCGGAAGCCGCGCTGAAGACGCTCGCAACAAATCTCGAACGTGCCTATCCCGTGGAGCAAAAGGACCAGACCTTGGTGACGGCGCCGCTCTCGCGCTTCTCGATCAGCGACGATCCGCCGGACGACAGCCAAATGGGAGTCGCCGCGCCCATGCTGCTGGGGATGGCGTCGGTTGTTTTGCTCGTGGCCTGCCTGAACCTGGCGAACATGCTGCTCGCCCGCGGCACGGCGCGCCGGAAAGAGATCGCGATCCGGCTCGCGCTTGGCGGAAGCCGCTGGCGCGTCGTCAGGCAATTGCTCACGGAAGGATTGCTGCTCGCGCTCGTCGGCGGCGCGGCTGGGCTCGTGGTCGGGCTTTGGACCTCAAAGCTTCTCGCCATGTCAATGAGCCCCCTGCTTCCGCTCGACGTGGTTTGGAATGCAACGCCAAACCTGCCGATTCTGGTAGCGACCTTTCTCTTTTGCCTCGTCGGCACGGTCGCCTTCGCTCTCGGGCCCGCGCTAAAGCTCTCTCGCCAGAGTGTGATCGGGGATTTGAAGGAGCATGCCGGGGACGATGTCGTCCGCCGCCGCTGGCGTTTCCTTCCGCGCAATCCGCTCGTCGTCATCCAGACCGCCTTTTCGCTTGCCCTGCTCACCGCGGCTGGCCTGTTCGTTCGCGGCGCGGAGAAAGCATCCTCGCTCCAAACCGGATTGAAGATGGAAAGGAACCTGATGCTGGAAGTGGACGCGAGCCTGGGCGGGTTCGACGCGCAACGCGCCGAACAACTTTACCGCACCCTCAACGATCGGCTCGCCGCGCTTCCTGGCGTGCAGCACGTCTCCGTCTCGGCGAGCGCGCCCTTCGGAATGCTCACGCTCGGCAAGGCTATTCAGCGGGCCGGCGTCCATGTCGGCAAGGATGACAAGCCCGGGACGGCCGCGGACGGACTCGCCTACAGCGCGCGCTACAACAGTATCGGCGCCGATTATTTTGCGACGATGGGCATCCCGATCCTCCGCGGCCGCGCATTCACCGCCGCGGAAGCGACGCAGGCGGATGCTCCGCCGGTCGCAATTATTGACGAGGCGCTCGCCAAAAAGCTTTGGCCGGATGGCGACGCGCTCGGCCAGCGAATCCAATACGCGCCTGACGCAGCCCCCCGCGCCAAGCGTGACGATGGCGGACAGAACATGGGGATCAACCAGGGCGGCAAATCCAACATCAAGCAGGAAGAGCCGATCGAAGTGGTCGGCATCTCCGCAGTGACGCGGGGCGGGGTGATCGAGCATGCGCCGCGGGGCGCGATCTATGTCCCGTTCGCCCGCGGTTTCCACAACAACGCATTTTTCTTTGTTCAATTCGCCTCCCTTAACCCGAAGACGGTCACCGAGAGCGCGGATGCAATCCGGCGGGCGGTGCGCGAGACCGATCCGACGTTGCCGATCCTGACGCTGAAGACATTTCCCCAGCATCTCGACGCGAACATGCAGATATTCATCATCCGCACGGGAGCCACCTTGTTTTCGATCTTCGGCGCCCTGGCGCTGCTGCTGGCAATCGTGGGCGTTTATGGCGTGAAAGCCTACTCCGTCGCGCGCCGCACCCGCGAGATCGGTATCCGAATGGCGCTCGGAGCGCGGCCGCAAGGCGTGCAATGGATGATCGTGCGCGAAGGCGCCGTCATGCTGGCCAGCGGAATCGTCATCGGCCTTCTGCTGGCCGCCGCGACCGGACAGCTCCTCGCCGGCATCCTTTATCAGGTGGGCGCGCTCGACCCCGTCGCATTCCTGGCCGCCCCGCTGGTTCTCGGTGCGGCCACCTTGGTGGCAACCTGGCTGCCGGCCCGGCGCGCCACCCGGATCAGTCCGATGACGGCGTTGCGGACAGAATGA
- a CDS encoding nuclear transport factor 2 family protein encodes MKTKHLLLFVLVLVVVLPLSAVSQSSPAPAPEAGELTKLLKDFLAGASTNNITVHEHFWADDLIYTSALGRRKGKADIMRELRAEAAVSPTPTPADEGSTVYTAEDIRIQQYGTTAIVAFRLVATTKKADKTEVANYLNTGTFLKRNGKWQAVGWQATKMPAEAEPKK; translated from the coding sequence ATGAAAACCAAACACCTGCTTCTCTTCGTCCTCGTCCTCGTCGTCGTCCTCCCTCTTTCGGCTGTTTCGCAGAGCTCCCCCGCCCCCGCTCCTGAAGCCGGCGAACTGACGAAATTGCTGAAAGACTTCCTCGCCGGCGCCTCGACCAACAACATCACCGTCCACGAGCACTTCTGGGCCGATGACCTCATCTACACCAGCGCGTTAGGCCGCCGGAAAGGCAAAGCCGACATCATGCGCGAGTTGCGGGCCGAAGCCGCCGTGTCTCCGACTCCCACGCCGGCGGATGAGGGCTCGACCGTTTACACCGCCGAAGACATTCGCATCCAGCAATACGGCACCACCGCCATCGTCGCCTTCCGTCTCGTCGCCACGACCAAGAAGGCCGACAAGACCGAAGTGGCGAACTATCTGAACACCGGCACGTTCCTCAAGCGCAACGGCAAATGGCAGGCTGTCGGCTGGCAGGCAACCAAGATGCCGGCCGAAGCCGAGCCGAAGAAATAG
- a CDS encoding TIR domain-containing protein, producing the protein MTAPDSVFQYDVFLSYSRKDRKAVREIADRLRADGLRVWFDVWELETGDHTPERIEAALANSRVLVFCMSANAFGSEWARLESRTFRFRDPLNKERRFIPLRLDNAPIKGSLAQFLYINWLPAVREYEYTKLLEGCWGFANLKADHVEATSDPLTVSALQLEYKDAEIMSYGFSPDGKWALTASDDKTVRHWDLSSGRCIRVFEGHTDAVESVTWSADQARILSGGHDKTVRLWDVKSGRCLRVFEGHSQWVMSVALSADNKHVLSGSYDKTLRLWDLESGRTLQTLEGHKSYIHCVAFSPDQKLALSGSDHDTDKTVRLWDLRTGRCLRVFEGHASEVWGVAWSPDQRFALSCSVDDTVRLWDVNTGDCVRILEGHEGDVNDVKWNVNGRLAVSCDDVGSVRLWDVEVGRCLHTLAGHRAQVVTVAWTADGRCVLSGDRTGDIRVWNLSNFIFEAGIAASTPDQVQYSNAKVLLVGDTNAGKTGLTHRLATGEWKPSEDSTVGAWSTQWPIKDANAAPGVDREIWLWDFGGQADQRLIHQLYMDRTALILLLFNADQEDVLPGLRDWQTALRRCVKEKIPHFLVAGRIDTGFKASRGKLEAFAKEQGLAYHETSAKAGDGCGELRTAMIDAIPWAQMEKRTSPRIFKLIKDEILKVRDEGQVLHTFKELRELLWRRLPGEPRFTDETLQTVIGLLDGPGVVKELDYGTYILLAPQWINAYAQAVIRTLRSAENDLGVLPLRSIAEGKLIYQSIGRDGVPVEMKRLPHTEERVVLGEMERRLEQRGLCLRQGDKLVFPSHCGRERPAVLEHPSVFVTYAVKGYLDDIYATLVVKLADSESFQLKELWRDAADFVTLRGDFHMGIKLTRESGSDGGISVYFGPGVTQEEQVIFANYIHAHLGDTCEQAIRLRHYVCPKCHTPKGNPQVLMEKLVTKKETADAECDKCETRFPLWDALERKFASEAVREQVEELQADDLAKLTTRRKGKLLVLDVGARITSANQKWFEIPGDEDDGIDIMLEFTNEDGNGVGKGLCLQLKAGNSFLKQRKTDGAEMFPIKKQRWVKTWMSQPYPVMLVIGTFSEEDERAVGKGKVEFADVRWMEITSVLKRESKNGTRAVKQIEFKGERLDLSSVRRWRERILGD; encoded by the coding sequence ATGACTGCCCCAGACTCTGTGTTCCAATACGACGTTTTTCTCAGCTACAGTCGAAAGGACAGAAAAGCGGTGCGTGAGATTGCCGATCGTCTGCGAGCGGATGGCTTGCGGGTCTGGTTCGATGTTTGGGAGCTGGAAACGGGAGACCATACGCCGGAAAGGATCGAAGCCGCGTTAGCGAACTCGCGTGTGCTTGTGTTCTGCATGTCGGCGAACGCGTTCGGTTCGGAGTGGGCCAGGTTGGAATCCCGAACATTTCGCTTCCGCGATCCGCTGAACAAGGAGCGCCGCTTCATTCCCCTGCGTCTAGACAACGCGCCCATCAAAGGCTCCCTGGCGCAATTCCTCTACATCAACTGGTTGCCTGCCGTCCGCGAGTATGAGTATACGAAATTACTCGAGGGATGCTGGGGTTTCGCGAATCTAAAGGCTGATCACGTAGAGGCAACAAGCGATCCTCTTACCGTAAGCGCTCTCCAACTCGAGTACAAAGACGCGGAGATAATGTCTTATGGATTCAGCCCAGATGGAAAATGGGCCCTCACAGCGAGTGATGATAAGACAGTGCGGCATTGGGATCTTAGCAGCGGACGCTGCATTCGCGTTTTTGAAGGGCATACCGACGCAGTCGAAAGCGTGACCTGGAGCGCGGATCAAGCGCGAATCTTATCCGGCGGACACGACAAAACGGTCCGGTTGTGGGATGTGAAATCAGGGCGATGCCTGCGCGTTTTCGAGGGCCATTCCCAATGGGTGATGAGCGTTGCATTGAGCGCGGACAATAAACACGTACTGAGCGGATCGTACGACAAAACATTGCGACTTTGGGATTTGGAGAGCGGTCGAACTTTGCAAACTTTAGAGGGACATAAGAGCTATATCCACTGTGTTGCATTTAGCCCGGATCAGAAGCTCGCGCTATCTGGTTCGGACCACGACACGGACAAAACTGTGCGGCTTTGGGATTTGCGGACCGGGCGCTGTTTGCGGGTATTCGAAGGGCATGCGAGCGAAGTCTGGGGGGTCGCGTGGAGCCCGGATCAACGATTTGCTCTCTCCTGCTCTGTGGATGATACGGTTCGATTATGGGACGTAAACACGGGCGATTGCGTGCGCATCCTCGAAGGTCATGAGGGCGACGTAAACGACGTAAAATGGAATGTTAATGGTCGACTCGCAGTCTCCTGCGACGATGTTGGTAGCGTTCGGCTTTGGGACGTTGAAGTAGGGCGCTGTCTCCACACGCTTGCAGGCCATCGTGCACAGGTGGTGACTGTTGCGTGGACCGCGGATGGACGCTGCGTTCTATCTGGGGATAGAACGGGCGATATCCGAGTATGGAACTTGTCGAACTTTATCTTCGAGGCCGGAATTGCGGCATCCACACCGGACCAGGTCCAATACTCTAACGCCAAAGTTCTCCTAGTCGGGGACACAAACGCAGGAAAGACCGGGTTGACGCATCGTCTCGCAACTGGTGAATGGAAACCTAGCGAAGACTCCACCGTTGGCGCGTGGTCGACGCAATGGCCGATCAAGGACGCCAACGCGGCGCCAGGTGTTGATCGTGAAATCTGGCTGTGGGATTTCGGAGGACAGGCGGATCAGCGGCTTATTCACCAACTCTACATGGATCGCACCGCGCTCATCCTGCTGCTCTTCAATGCGGACCAAGAAGATGTCCTGCCCGGTCTGCGCGATTGGCAGACAGCACTGCGACGTTGTGTAAAGGAGAAGATTCCGCACTTCCTCGTGGCCGGGCGAATCGACACCGGTTTCAAGGCGAGCCGGGGAAAACTGGAAGCCTTTGCGAAGGAACAGGGGCTCGCCTACCACGAGACGAGCGCAAAAGCGGGCGATGGCTGCGGCGAGTTGCGCACGGCCATGATCGACGCCATCCCGTGGGCGCAGATGGAGAAGCGTACGTCGCCCCGCATTTTCAAGCTGATCAAGGACGAAATCCTAAAGGTGCGGGACGAAGGACAGGTGCTGCATACCTTCAAGGAACTGCGAGAATTGCTGTGGCGGCGCCTGCCGGGCGAACCGCGCTTCACGGACGAGACTTTACAGACGGTGATTGGACTGTTGGATGGGCCCGGCGTAGTGAAGGAGCTCGACTACGGCACTTATATCCTGCTTGCGCCGCAGTGGATCAATGCCTACGCGCAGGCGGTAATCCGCACCTTACGAAGTGCGGAGAACGATCTCGGCGTGCTGCCGCTGCGCAGCATCGCTGAGGGGAAACTGATCTACCAGAGCATAGGGCGCGACGGTGTTCCAGTGGAGATGAAGCGCCTGCCGCACACCGAAGAGCGCGTGGTGCTTGGCGAGATGGAGCGGCGACTCGAGCAGCGCGGCCTATGCCTGCGTCAGGGAGACAAGCTGGTCTTCCCGAGCCACTGCGGACGTGAGCGCCCGGCAGTGCTGGAGCATCCATCCGTTTTTGTGACCTACGCGGTGAAGGGTTACCTTGACGACATCTATGCGACGCTGGTAGTGAAGCTGGCGGACAGCGAATCTTTCCAACTTAAAGAACTCTGGCGCGATGCCGCAGACTTCGTGACGCTTCGCGGAGATTTCCATATGGGGATCAAACTGACGCGCGAGAGTGGCAGCGATGGGGGTATTAGCGTCTATTTCGGACCGGGCGTCACACAGGAGGAGCAGGTGATTTTCGCAAACTACATCCACGCGCATCTTGGTGACACGTGCGAACAGGCGATACGACTTCGGCACTACGTCTGTCCAAAATGCCATACGCCGAAGGGCAACCCGCAAGTGCTCATGGAGAAGCTCGTCACCAAGAAGGAAACGGCGGATGCTGAGTGCGACAAGTGCGAGACACGGTTCCCACTTTGGGATGCGCTGGAACGAAAGTTTGCAAGCGAGGCGGTTCGCGAACAGGTCGAGGAACTTCAGGCCGATGATCTTGCGAAGTTGACCACCAGGAGAAAAGGGAAGCTGCTCGTGCTCGACGTAGGTGCCCGCATCACGAGCGCAAATCAGAAGTGGTTCGAGATCCCGGGGGATGAAGACGACGGAATCGACATCATGCTCGAATTCACTAACGAAGATGGCAATGGAGTGGGCAAGGGGCTTTGCTTGCAACTCAAGGCTGGTAACTCATTCCTAAAGCAGCGAAAGACCGACGGGGCCGAGATGTTCCCGATCAAGAAACAACGCTGGGTGAAGACATGGATGAGTCAACCCTACCCGGTAATGCTTGTGATCGGCACTTTCTCCGAGGAGGACGAGCGGGCAGTCGGAAAAGGGAAGGTTGAGTTCGCCGACGTACGCTGGATGGAAATCACCAGCGTCCTCAAACGCGAAAGTAAGAACGGCACCAGAGCAGTGAAGCAGATCGAGTTCAAAGGCGAACGGCTGGACTTGAGTAGCGTGCGGCGCTGGCGAGAACGCATTCTTGGCGATTAG
- a CDS encoding J domain-containing protein, translating into MSGASKVGRGARRKEPVGGIERHIILIDQKPLRRATGAECSAAMAKLDDARAAWHRFEREDRPSFVRWRAREFGPLLSELRDVEAGIRESEALVHEVEMEMRRGFYDPWSAYQRVMFRRENPSLADNGAEPVHRPRARAGEEQKFFTEFEKEALFQEWVQKFIGTNPDKLDDEAYTTTFEAFKTHMFRTRPEEPPPSTNSRAAKPEPRPAAEEEPAPAPIDARVKELYRLLVRRLHPDLRADGSAAVSALWHEVQEAYGASDIAHLEILLALSDIESDRFSDQTSVSQMRAVLAELTRALFALEDSLRQARDEDAWGFARTGPVSGLRERVERELKATLRMRSDRLDLLKRTIADWSRSPLTSGPIQFGQSLGTFSQKPRRAI; encoded by the coding sequence ATGTCGGGCGCGAGTAAGGTTGGGCGGGGAGCGAGGCGAAAAGAGCCCGTCGGGGGCATTGAGCGCCACATCATCCTGATCGATCAGAAGCCTTTGCGGCGCGCGACCGGGGCCGAATGCAGCGCGGCGATGGCGAAGCTCGATGACGCGCGCGCGGCCTGGCACCGATTTGAGCGGGAAGACCGGCCGAGCTTTGTCCGGTGGCGGGCCCGGGAGTTCGGTCCGCTTCTGAGCGAGCTGCGGGACGTGGAAGCGGGGATTCGCGAGAGCGAGGCGCTTGTGCATGAAGTGGAAATGGAAATGCGCCGCGGGTTCTACGATCCCTGGAGCGCTTATCAGCGAGTGATGTTTCGCCGGGAGAACCCATCCCTGGCGGATAACGGCGCCGAACCGGTGCACCGTCCGAGAGCGCGAGCCGGCGAGGAACAGAAATTCTTCACTGAATTTGAGAAGGAAGCGCTTTTCCAGGAATGGGTGCAGAAGTTCATCGGGACGAATCCGGACAAGCTGGATGACGAAGCTTACACGACGACGTTCGAGGCTTTCAAAACGCACATGTTCCGGACCCGCCCGGAAGAGCCGCCCCCCTCAACGAATTCCCGGGCAGCCAAGCCGGAACCCCGGCCAGCCGCCGAAGAAGAGCCGGCCCCGGCGCCGATTGATGCGCGGGTGAAGGAACTCTACCGGCTCCTGGTTCGCCGGTTGCATCCCGATCTGCGCGCGGACGGCAGCGCCGCGGTGTCCGCGTTGTGGCACGAAGTCCAGGAAGCGTACGGGGCGAGCGATATCGCACATCTCGAAATCCTGCTCGCCCTCAGCGACATCGAGTCCGATCGCTTCAGCGATCAAACGAGCGTGTCGCAAATGCGCGCGGTCCTGGCGGAACTGACCCGCGCCTTGTTCGCGCTCGAGGACAGCCTGCGCCAGGCGCGAGACGAGGATGCGTGGGGGTTCGCCCGCACCGGCCCCGTCTCCGGCTTGCGCGAGCGCGTGGAACGAGAGCTAAAAGCAACTCTGCGGATGCGATCCGACCGACTCGACCTGCTGAAGCGCACGATCGCGGATTGGTCGCGTTCACCGCTTACCAGCGGACCGATACAATTCGGTCAATCCCTGGGCACGTTTTCGCAAAAGCCGCGTCGCGCTATCTGA
- a CDS encoding nuclear transport factor 2 family protein yields the protein MSDLAQLANDRYEIADALHRFCFGLDHGDADSFTSALTEDCVMDFRPAGKKLNLDFPLMTGRQTIVNSVLPLIGPLDTSHSATNLQIEVSDDSATLSGFIMAQHFMPRQGARRGAENALLMNRYDCDLVRDGQKWRLKRITISNAWAQGDPEILNTLATYRALSTKPKPPK from the coding sequence ATGAGTGATCTCGCCCAACTCGCCAACGACCGTTACGAAATCGCCGACGCGCTCCACCGTTTCTGCTTTGGCCTGGATCACGGCGACGCCGATTCTTTCACCTCGGCGCTCACCGAAGATTGTGTCATGGACTTCCGCCCTGCCGGTAAAAAACTGAATCTCGATTTCCCCTTGATGACCGGACGGCAGACGATCGTCAATTCGGTGCTCCCGCTCATCGGTCCGCTCGATACCAGCCACTCCGCGACGAATCTCCAGATCGAGGTCAGCGACGATTCCGCGACGCTTTCCGGCTTCATCATGGCGCAACATTTCATGCCGCGTCAGGGGGCCCGCCGCGGGGCGGAGAACGCGCTCCTGATGAACCGATACGATTGCGACCTCGTCCGTGACGGCCAGAAATGGCGGCTGAAACGGATCACGATCTCCAACGCATGGGCCCAGGGCGACCCCGAGATTCTCAATACCCTGGCGACTTATCGCGCTCTCTCCACGAAACCAAAGCCGCCAAAATAG
- a CDS encoding ABC transporter ATP-binding protein: MRDLSLEVKSGVIGLLGPNGAGKTTLMQMIATITRPTNGRILFHGEDVVRRPNGLRRKLGYLPQDFGVYDNLTATEFLTYFAALKGVRSKKRVTEMLESVNLHGVANRTVGGFSGGMKQRLGIAQALINDPELVIVDEPTAGLDPEERVRFRNVLSEIGFGKLVILSTHIVSDVESIATEIAVMKNGSLLTMATPEMLLRTCEGHVWQAVVTSEQFDQLRTTLKISSAVRKPDGVHVRFVGPSPEITAQPAEAELEDAFLYLMNFGTAAQPPPLP, translated from the coding sequence GTGCGGGATCTGTCGCTGGAAGTGAAGTCGGGCGTAATCGGGCTGCTGGGCCCGAATGGCGCGGGAAAAACGACTTTGATGCAGATGATCGCAACGATCACCCGGCCGACGAATGGGCGCATCCTGTTTCACGGTGAAGATGTGGTGCGGCGGCCGAACGGATTGCGCCGCAAGCTCGGATATCTGCCGCAGGATTTCGGCGTTTACGATAATCTCACCGCCACCGAATTCCTGACTTACTTCGCCGCGCTCAAGGGCGTGCGCTCGAAAAAGCGGGTAACGGAAATGCTGGAGAGCGTGAATTTGCACGGCGTCGCCAACCGGACCGTGGGCGGGTTCTCCGGCGGAATGAAGCAGCGGCTCGGTATCGCCCAGGCCCTGATCAACGATCCCGAGCTGGTCATTGTGGACGAACCAACCGCCGGGCTGGATCCGGAGGAAAGGGTCCGCTTTCGCAATGTGCTTTCCGAAATTGGATTCGGGAAGCTGGTGATTCTGTCTACCCACATTGTCTCGGACGTGGAATCGATCGCCACCGAGATCGCGGTCATGAAGAACGGTTCGCTGCTGACGATGGCAACGCCGGAAATGTTGCTTCGGACCTGTGAAGGCCATGTTTGGCAGGCCGTGGTCACTTCCGAGCAATTCGATCAATTGCGCACGACCCTGAAGATCTCAAGCGCCGTCCGCAAGCCGGACGGAGTCCATGTCCGGTTCGTCGGCCCTTCGCCGGAAATCACGGCCCAGCCGGCCGAGGCGGAGCTGGAAGACGCGTTCCTCTATTTGATGAATTTCGGAACGGCCGCGCAGCCGCCGCCCCTGCCATGA
- a CDS encoding dynamin family protein, with protein sequence MISKIPIGRKEVGRYDRRRMSQMEQLHPEHGGENRAVAPHILSPELKQQFETLRSLLQRALWLAERCADIEATQILRARLTNLQAAALLVIVGEVKAGKSSFINALLREHVCEVAPGPCTVRIQELIYGAERSVKTLGESWQRVSLPKEVLREITMVDTPGTNSIVKDHQTITENYIPQSDLVVFVFSAVNPHTKSAWELLTLIKKEWHRKMVFVLQQSDRASQTELSTNLEHVKQYARERQVENPTVFILSAKREMEGIPEQAFAEFRNFLQNTIACGEAWRMKVEGSYQTIRSVMTRLLSHLRAEKIAVEEERAFYQELLCQVDVREEKARGLKQLIVDKLAATYNSLARRSEDDFAKGLRVGKLMRRAVPFLRDKNTEAWLQDVKGKFEKSARSEIKAEAAQVSNDLFNEMRAMMNDLNQSIARRHERIRADVLFPKAADQLGTLKLLQTKLEGIRVDDTILRGALEETTGVRKLAVAGSLLALVGVIIAALSPILWLDITGGIFLGAGIFLIAVGLLWRRSSVLKDFKQRLGDSQQGFRERLEADFGEIFDRLFYDVRHSLTESLFRLDLQASFNAPLLEETFQIGEAASDMVIVSQRIRVNQSTHAPSVAA encoded by the coding sequence ATGATTTCCAAAATTCCAATAGGCAGGAAAGAAGTCGGTCGTTATGATCGGCGCCGCATGAGCCAAATGGAACAGTTGCACCCAGAACACGGAGGCGAGAATCGCGCGGTTGCCCCTCACATTCTGAGTCCGGAATTGAAGCAGCAGTTCGAGACGCTCCGCAGTTTGCTGCAACGTGCGTTGTGGTTGGCGGAGAGATGCGCGGATATCGAAGCCACCCAGATTCTTCGGGCTCGGCTGACAAATCTTCAGGCGGCGGCGCTGCTCGTCATCGTCGGCGAAGTGAAAGCGGGCAAGAGCAGTTTCATCAACGCGCTCCTTCGGGAACACGTCTGCGAAGTGGCGCCGGGTCCCTGCACCGTCCGCATCCAGGAATTGATTTATGGCGCGGAACGTAGCGTCAAAACGCTGGGGGAATCGTGGCAGCGGGTCTCACTGCCGAAAGAAGTTCTCCGCGAAATCACCATGGTGGACACTCCCGGCACCAATTCGATCGTAAAAGATCACCAGACGATCACGGAGAATTACATCCCGCAAAGCGATCTCGTCGTTTTCGTTTTTTCGGCGGTGAACCCTCACACCAAGTCCGCCTGGGAGTTGCTTACCCTGATCAAGAAGGAGTGGCACCGCAAGATGGTTTTCGTTCTCCAGCAATCGGACCGCGCGAGCCAGACGGAGCTGAGCACAAATCTCGAACACGTGAAGCAATATGCGCGGGAACGCCAGGTCGAGAATCCGACCGTCTTCATCCTCTCGGCGAAGCGCGAGATGGAAGGCATTCCGGAACAGGCTTTCGCCGAATTTCGTAACTTCCTCCAAAACACGATTGCCTGCGGCGAGGCGTGGCGGATGAAGGTGGAAGGCTCTTATCAAACCATCCGCTCGGTCATGACGCGGTTGTTGTCTCACCTTCGGGCTGAGAAAATTGCGGTGGAAGAGGAACGCGCGTTTTACCAGGAGCTGCTTTGCCAGGTGGATGTGCGGGAGGAGAAGGCGAGGGGCTTGAAGCAGTTGATTGTCGATAAGCTCGCGGCCACCTACAACAGCCTCGCCCGGCGATCGGAGGACGACTTTGCGAAAGGACTGCGGGTGGGCAAGCTCATGCGGCGCGCCGTTCCTTTCTTGCGGGACAAAAACACGGAGGCGTGGCTCCAGGATGTGAAGGGGAAATTTGAGAAATCGGCTCGAAGCGAAATCAAGGCCGAAGCCGCGCAGGTTTCGAATGATCTTTTCAACGAAATGCGCGCGATGATGAATGATCTGAATCAGAGCATTGCGCGAAGGCACGAGCGGATCCGGGCCGACGTGCTTTTCCCGAAAGCTGCCGATCAATTGGGGACCCTGAAACTATTGCAGACGAAACTGGAGGGCATCCGGGTGGATGACACCATTCTTCGGGGAGCGCTAGAGGAAACCACCGGGGTAAGGAAACTGGCCGTTGCCGGTAGTCTCCTCGCACTGGTCGGAGTCATTATCGCGGCGCTCTCGCCGATTCTCTGGCTCGATATCACGGGCGGAATTTTCCTCGGCGCGGGTATCTTTCTGATCGCGGTGGGGCTGCTCTGGCGCCGGTCGAGCGTGCTCAAGGATTTCAAGCAGCGGCTCGGCGATTCTCAGCAGGGGTTTCGAGAGCGTTTGGAAGCCGATTTCGGCGAAATCTTCGATCGCCTTTTCTATGATGTGCGTCACTCCCTGACGGAGTCGCTCTTTCGTCTCGATCTCCAGGCCTCCTTCAATGCGCCGCTGCTGGAGGAAACCTTCCAGATTGGCGAAGCCGCTTCGGACATGGTGATCGTTTCGCAACGCATTCGCGTGAACCAATCGACCCACGCCCCCTCGGTAGCGGCGTGA